Genomic DNA from Cucumis melo cultivar AY chromosome 10, USDA_Cmelo_AY_1.0, whole genome shotgun sequence:
CATAAAATTCAAAACAAGCTAGAGGAGTGGTAAACATTCAATCTATCAAGAGGAGGAACAGTTTGCTGCTCAGTTTTATCTAGCATCCTCGATATTGCATGCCGATTTTATCAATACCTCTCAAAGTTTTTATTGGCAGTGGGAAGAGTTTTGCAGTTTTTCTTCTGGGATGGTTTAGAGTGAAGCAAAGTTAGTCATTTAGTAAAATGGGAATCGGTTTCTAAAGCATAAATTGATGGTTccttgaaattaaaaaatatggCTCTTTTGGTCAAATGAGATTGGtgatttatatttgaaaaggaTTTTCTCTGATGTAAAGTTATTTAAAGCATTTATGGCATTGGTATTTATCGACACATGAGGATATGGTTTGAGTTTGTGTAGCTCAATGATTAGCATTTCTAAGGTTTGGAAATAGTCTTTAGCATCCTTCAAGTTTAGAAATGGCAGAAGAATCTCTTTTTGGTCTCTAGCCTTCAAGCTTAGGTCGACCAACTGTACAATTAGGAAGCAATTTTGCAAGTTTAATCTGCTTCCTTAATTCCATTTAATTTTCTACAAAGAAGGCTTTTTGTGTATATTTTTGGTTGGATTATTGGTTGCTTATGGTCTGTATGTTCTTTTTTCCCATTTCCTTTCAACCTTTCCTTGACAAATAATGATCATAACAGTTCTCGGTAATCAATTAAAATTTCatttcttaattaaaaaaatgggtTATAAGATACGAAGAGCTATGTCTAATTGGGGAGTGGATGATATGACTTCATTGTCCTCCCCTTTGAATAATCTTCATCTTTAAGGCGTGTATTCTTATAAATCGTATTGTTTCAGCTTGATGCCTCCTCTTTCTTCTTGCCCATTTTATTTGCAAAGCTCTAGTTGGTTTATATCTCCAAGGTTTAGATCAActcaaagaaaaaaatgttttttacgTTTGTGGTCAAATACTTAAAAGCAAGAACCTAAACTAAATGCTCCGCAGGTTTGGTGAGCAATCATTTTGAATATTAGTAAAATATGCGAAAGCTCTCGGCAATAATTCAATAGGATTTTTTAAGCACCGAGGCAGCACAAGACTTAGAGCAGTGTTTTGAAAGGCACGATCGGGTGTGCATGACAAAAAGGTGCACGCCTTTTGGCAACTTCCAGGAAATGCCGAGGGGCGAAGCATGCTCATAGGGTGTTTTTCCTATCTtttaacaatttaatttaattttaaatatgcATCCCTTAAACGCAAACAAATTTGtgttttaatataaaaatatatatacatttataattttttgaacCTAATTCATCATTACACTATGTATGATATGACAACAACACTAAGGGGGTCAACTTACTTCTTCTTCACAGTTTCTTCTCCAAAAAATCAGTTTgtctcttctcttctccttattcttcgttcttcttcttcttctttcatgtTGCCTCTCCTCCCCTCTTTCAAGCTTAGTAGATGAGTGGGGGTAAAGATTCAAAAGAAGCAAAGACAAAAGGGTCCAATGGATGCATATTTTACACCGCACCCAGAAACTGTGGTGCAAAATAGAACGAATGACAACAAAGCAAACTACGATGAATGAGGCATACAAAAAGGAAATAAGGGAGCACACCATCCAAAGAATTACTCGATGGTTTTATGATGTGGGAATACCTCTCAATGCCTGCAATTATGAATGCTTTGCCCCTATGGTTGAAGCAATTGAGCGATTCGCTCCTTGATTGAAACCAGCATGCATCATGAGTTGAGAGTGTCGTGTTCCAAAAAGGAATTAGAAACTACAGATGAGTTGATGAGGCCATAAGGCAGAGTGGGCCAAGGTTGGATGCGCCATTATGGTTGATGGATGGACAAATAGAAGAAACAGGACATTAATTAACTTGTTGGTTCCTCAAGAACTAATTCTAAGACTAATGCTTCatgttcatcttcatcttgcaCACAACTACCACCGCAACCCACTCCCACACCAGTTAATTTGGATGACTTTGAGACTAACGAAGACGATATAAATGGTTATAAGACGAACAATAGAAAGAATGAAGTGGAAGACCTATTTAGTGAAGATGACTTTGATATTTAGGATTTTATAATTGTATTTGTGATTGTTTTTATGTCATTTCACTTAACTTGGTGTTGAATGACTATATTTAAATCTtatctatctttttttttttgtcaagtTTTATTTCTGTCCATCTATGTTTTGGAGTAAATAgacgtgtgtgtgtgtgtatatataatttttatattttctatatatagtGCGCTTTACAAAAAAACCCACTCCTTTTTATGTGCATTGTGCCTAGGCTCTAGAGGGCTATTGCGCCTCGGTTTGCCTTGGACATTTTAAAACAATGCTTAAGAGAAACTCACTCAATATTCATTTAGCTTGTATATTATAATTGATTTAAATAGCCAAGGAGCTAGAATTGTAATGCAAAAACATTAAGATAATTAAGTAAtgattaggttttttttttttttttttatttttctttacattCGTGATTGTCTGGATCAGCTTATGCACACCTTGGCTAATATCACGGGACAACCTGTCTGACCTTACAACATTTGGGTATGAAGGAAAATCATAGGATATTAATTGCAAGTAGGCAACCATCATGAATTGAACTCATGATTTCTTGATCATTTGTTGAGACTATGTCTCCTTTTTATCCATTAGGGCAAACCATGATGGTTAACTAAGTAATGATtactaaaagaaaatatgtgggaaattgaaaaaaaaaagtagaatcattaaaacaatatgtaattaaattgaaatttgcgTACCACAAAACTCATTGTAGTTGTCTGTTGGATTTTGTGTAATTATAAGCTTGGTTTGTTTCTTTTGGATATCATTTTTGTAGTTAGGGCGTGTTCCTTTTTGAAATTATAGTTAAGCTTCTTTCCTCCGAATCTTGCCAAAATCTGCTATTAAAATAAACTCAAGTAAACCAATTATCTCTTTCGAACTAATTCAAGTGACTCCAAGTTCCAGAATTAGAGATTGATAATTAGTTTAAATCTACTTGAAGACTGAAAACTTGGGATGTCAAAGTATGCCCTtgtatattctttcatttctcatTTGCAGTTTCttgaatgaaaaataaaattctatttcatTGTTTCTATCTTAATACCATATTTTGGTGCTCGTTCTTCTGATATAAGTTTCTTTTATTGAAAGATCTCAAGCATTCTTCTGTTTGTGTAGTGATGCAGTTCTGTCTTTAATCAACAAGTTGGTACATTTTTGCCATTCCTCAATTTACTGGAGGTTTTTGTCTTCTTCAGGCAAAAGGTGCTGCCTGCGTCCAGGACAAGTGGCTGATAGTAAATCTGCAGTCCACCAAGGAATTCAGCTCGCATATGGTATTATTTTCAACCATTGTGATTTCCATCTTGGTAGGCCGCTTACCATTTTAACAGGCACTTACTTGGGATACCTATTTTGCTTCTGTAGCTTAACCGGGATACATGGGCAAATGAAGCTGTTTCTCAAACTATTTCtaccaattttattttttggcaGGTCAGCTCCATACTTTTTGTACTCGCACATGGCATCTCAACACTTCGCATAAAAGTTGACGTAGAACATTGTATTCTTTAccattttatttgtttttgaaaatgaaacaTAACAATTGCATATGATCATCTCATTAAATGAAAACTACCAATTAAATAAAAGACTCGAAGCTCAAACTAAGTCCAAACTGAAATTGTACTAACAAATTGTATGAAGACTTGGTCTTATTGGTGATAATATTGGTTCAGAAGAACTCATGGATTAATTATAAGCTACGAACAAACCTGAGTATTCAGGAGCACCGGTATTCTCTCCCCTCTAAAAACAATGCAAAATTCTTTCAAGTTGCAATTTTCCTAAACGAACCTGGAATTCTGATTCACCAAAGTTTGACCTTGTTCATTTGTCCATAAAATGGAATGGCATGTCAGAGCTGCCATTGTCCCATATTAGtacccttcttttcttttctttttttttgttttcctctTCTGGTAAGATTGATTTCGTCAGTTGCAGAACTGTCTTTTAATGTAAAGTTTATCGTTTCTTTTTCTGTTTATATAACATTGGTGATTCTAGGTTATATTcagttccattttttttaatcatatcATGTTATTTGCACTCAGGTGTATGATGATTCAACTGAAGGCCAAAAGGTCTGCACATATTATAAACTAGAATCAATTCCTGCTGTCCTTGTCATTGATCCCATAACAGGGCAAAAAATGCACTCTTGGTTCGGAATGGTTCAACCTGAACGGCTACTTGAGGTGTGAATGTTTCTGGAGAACTTGTCTTTTATCTCAATAATGGGTTTGGTTTATCTGGCAAAGATATTATCTTGTGTCTTGCAGGATCTATTGCCCTTCATGGATGGAGGTCCAAAGGATCATCATGTTACCTTATCTCATAAACGTCCAAGGGAGAGTTCCTTGACTCCACCGAAAGTTAGAGGtattttgtgttttattttagtttagaaGTTTAGAACATTAATGGTGCAATCTATTCCACAAAAAAAATAACAACATTTATTTAGCCGTTTGTTTCAAGGAATTTGAGGATGGGAATAGGCTTTGGCATCATAAAATCACATTTGGTTGAAGGGTTTTGGTTATTTCTTTGGGAAAAGTTGTTTCCAAGGCATTAATAATAAGCAAAAGTAAGGGATTTCTTTAACCGTGAAAAAGAGTGGGATTTCGATTTTCCATTGCTACCTGAACTCTTCAACCCAAGTATCTCTTCCTGTTTTCGCTTCCTCTTTCATCCTTTCTACATGTatcactctttttctttcttttgttttctttttaaaaatattatcttCTAAGGCTTTGGCTTTGGTCTTGGCATCTACAAGTGAGTAAAGTAGAAATTAGCTTTGGGCTTTTTCTAGTGTGAAGATTCTTCTAAACCCAACAAAATGCAGGAGAAATTCCAAAATTcagggaagaagaaaagagggGACTGTGATTGAGTTCTTCTGTGTGATTTTCAGTTCATCCCTCGGTGTCAAAAACTCAATTATTTGAGTGGAAGGATTTTGTTGATAGAAAATGGATGAGTTTGGTGTGTCCCCTACTCATCCACATGCCTCCTTCCTCTACCCctcgagtattttttttttcttttcttttttaatcttcttattttcttttcttttttcttgccgttattatatttcttctatgaataaaaatggaatgatattatttcaaaatattttagaatattaacttaaaactaacaaataaactaacaactaattatttaaaattaaaccaagtaacttaattattaaacagtaaatttagtttaatttaatacTTTATTATTGTAATCTTGTAACTTCAATTATAAATTActcattttttataaatactTGTAATTAATAATCGAATTAACATTGTTATTTTTCTCAAAACtttgaattaaatttattgtttactagctataatattttataaagtTGTCATGtaatcaaatataaatataattttctttcatAATATTCAGATAACATTCTCATGCACAGCCTAACACAATTCTTGATTCTCAGCAATTTTATTCCCAGACTTCCTTGTTTTTGGGCATCTATGAAACCTTAAATCAGACAACCCCTATGTGATGTTAAGTAATCAGCTTTCTGCCCAATTCAACTAGCCAAACAACGATTGATTCAACTAATTCTGCCTAATTCAACTAGCGAAATGACTATTGATTCAACTAATTCGTCTAAACAAAGGCAGCTAACAGGCAAGGATGTATGATTTGATGAAGATTCCTTGCGGTTTGATATCTCAATTTATATTGGTGAAAGGAAAGTTCAAACCAGTTTTGAGATTGGACTCAAGAATAACTTGGAATATTTCAACATGAAGAGACGAAAAGATATGATACTGACTTACTTGAAGACAGGCAATATCAAAAGTAGAATAAAGGAACAAGGAAAAGTTCATACGGAAACATTAATacaaataaaagtaaataaGTTGTGTTTCTGATCCCAGATACACACACACACTGTACTGATGATAGTTGGAGGTCCATCGTTATGATTCTTTGGACGGTTAGCTTCCTTTTATGGTCCTTTGGACGGTTAGCTTCCTTTTATGGTCTCCAgtctttttaaaagtttataaagtgggttttcatttaaaataaaaaataaaaagaaagaaagaaacttgCATGGCATTAGTTGTGGTTGTGAATGGTTTACGTGTGTATTTTATTGCAAAGAGCTTAAAATTTCTATTTCAATTATCTGCAGAAGTGGATTACGAGGAGGATGAAGAAGTGCAACGTGCATTGGCAGTTTCTCTAGAAGGCATGAAGGAAGCAGTCAAATTGTCCTCTGAGGACAAGGACACAAAAGTTGCcgagaaggaagaagagaagtGCCCAACTTATCCACCATTGCCTGAAGAACCCAAAGGTGACAGAAATCTTCTTTGCAGGATCGGAGTCCGTCTTCCTAATGGACGTAGATGCCAAAGGAATTTCCTCCGAACCGATCCAATCCAGGTATTTGTTTCTTAGGAGCTGCAATTCCATTCTCAATTTTGTTCAGACCTTGTAGGGTTATATGATTCACGCACTTAGGCCTCAGAACTTACGTCAAATGGTTACTTTTCATTCATACTTTGCTGATCTGATAATAGATGCCATACTAAAACATTACAATTTATTCAAGCTTCTAAGAAGCACAAAAACATTAGAATGTTAgacaaaattatataatttaatgCACAAATATGAGCAATATTTATTTGAACTCAACTATAGCCAAACAAATGTACTTATAATCCAACTCAACCCTTTTTGTCAAAAGTTGTGTCTTTCATTTTAACCCTGAGGGCCTTTTCTTGTTGCAGTTGCTTTGGTCTTTCTGTTCTTCTCAGTTAGAGGATGGTGAGACAAAACCGTTCAAATTGACACATGCGATACCAGGAGCTACAAAGACTCTGGACTATGATACCCAAATGACATTTGAGGAATCTGGGCTTGCCAATTCAATGATCTCTGTCGTTTGGGACTGAGAAGgttccattttccaaaactatTTCCAAGCATAGCTGGGCAGTTGTGTAAGTAGTCAGTCAGTCACTGTATTTTGTGGTTTTTCTGCAGTTTCTATATACTATGGGTATAA
This window encodes:
- the LOC103496693 gene encoding plant UBX domain-containing protein 7 — encoded protein: MEGVLSATDKQSMVSSFLEIAVGQTAETARQFLQATSWKLEDAIQLFYVGNEAGVAGPPSVPSPPRTNEQINSSTDHTSNVSGKHAGPGTFGQYEDEVRPPLPVIREALYDDAMLYGTTMGYLPNESGSSIGFRNLQNEVKHHDVWESGDGAASTSGNSRDNLASLYRPPYHLMFTGSFEKAKGAACVQDKWLIVNLQSTKEFSSHMLNRDTWANEAVSQTISTNFIFWQVYDDSTEGQKVCTYYKLESIPAVLVIDPITGQKMHSWFGMVQPERLLEDLLPFMDGGPKDHHVTLSHKRPRESSLTPPKVREVDYEEDEEVQRALAVSLEGMKEAVKLSSEDKDTKVAEKEEEKCPTYPPLPEEPKGDRNLLCRIGVRLPNGRRCQRNFLRTDPIQLLWSFCSSQLEDGETKPFKLTHAIPGATKTLDYDTQMTFEESGLANSMISVVWD